CACGAACGAGAAGCCGATGATGGAGATGATCTGCGCGACCCACGCCGCGTAGAGGGTGACGCGCCAGGAGGGATCGCCGTCCGGCTCGACGGTGGAGGCCGGACGGTCCGCGGTCGCGGGTGCAGCGGGAGTATCTGACTCGCGCGGTTGCTCTTCGTCCATGGTCACTGCCGGTTGCGCGCCCGGCCGGAATCCGAGACGGGCGCGGGGCGTACCGCCTCGCCGATCGCGCGCCGACGTGGGGCGGCGATGGGCGGTACGAGGACATCGGGGCCGGGCCGACCCGAGGCGCGGCACACCGCCACTGCGGTCACCTGCGGTCGGACGCGCCGGGGGCCTGGTGAATGTATTCCTCGGTCTCGTCGGGGTTTCCTGCCCGGCGGCGCCGGGTGCGCGCAAGCCGGGCGCAGGCCGCCGACCGCGGTGCAGCGCCGCGTGGGGCGCAAGCTAGATTCGCGCCACCAGCACGCGGTCCAGTCCCGCCAGGTCGCGCTCGATGCGCGCGGAGGCGAAGTGCTCCCGCGCCAGCGCCAGCACCGCCCCGCCCTGGGTCGCGCCGGTCTCCATCACCAGCGCGCCGCCGGGGAGGAGATGCGCCGGCGCCGCCTGGAGCAGCCGCCGGATGACCGCCAGGCCGTCGGCGCCGCCGTCGAGGGCCGCGCGCGGTTCGTGGTCGCGCACCTCCGGCATCAGCGCGGGGAAGTCGTCCGTAGCGATGTAGGGTGGGTTCGAGGCTACCACGTGCACCGGCTCCGATAGCGGAGCCAGCAGGTCGCCCTGCAGCAGGCGCACCCGTCCCTCCACCTGGTGGCGCCGCACATTGGCGGCGGCGACCGCGAGCGCGTCCGCGGAGGCGTCCACGGCATAGACCAACGCCCGGTCGAGGCAGCGCGCGAGCGCGACCGCGATGCAACCGCTGCCGGTGCCGAGGTCCGCGATCAGCGGTTGCTCCCACTCCCCGGCGACGGCCAGCACGCACTCCACCACGTGCTCCGTCTCCGGGCGCGGCACCAGGACGCGCGGGTCCACCTCCAGCTCGAGGCCGAAGAACTCGACGCGGCCGGTGATGTAGGCGAGGGGCTCACGTCGTTGGCGTTGCTGCACCGCCCGTTGCAGGCGGTTCTCCTCATCGTGGTCGAGGCGGCGCTCGGGATGGATGAGGATTGCCGCCTGCGAGACGCGACCGGCCCACGCCGCGAGCACCATGGCCTCGCGTGCCGGCTCGGCGACGCCGGCGCGGCGCAGGGCGGCGGCGGTGTTGCAGATCGCTTGCTGCACGAGCTCGGGCATAAGTCGGCTGCACCTCAGAGCAGGGTGACGCCACTGCACATTGTAGCGCCGAACCGCCGGGCGCGCCAGGGGCGTGCGCCGAGAGGAAGAGCACGCTGGAGGAGATGTGCGCCGCCGGTTTTCCAGCATGGCGGCGGTCAATCCTGCCGCGGCGGGCCAGCGGCAGGCTATGCCGTTCGGCCGTCGAACTGAGGAGCGGCGCGCAGCGGGCGGATGAAGGCGCCCCACGTTGGACGTGCATGGCCGGGGAGGTATGAGATGCAAGCGCGAGACATCATGACGGAGCAGGTGACGACCGTCTTCGAGGGGGCCACGGTCGCCGAGGCGGCGCGGCTGATGCACGGTTGCGGCCGCGGCGGCATGCCGGTGGTCAACGCCGAGGGCGAGGTGGTGGGGGTGGTGGACCGCTTGAGCCTGCTGCGGCTCATCCTGCCCAAGTACGCGGCGGACATCGGCGACCTCAGCTTCCTGCCCGAGGATTTCAAGCCCTTCGAGTCGCGGATCGAGGAGGTGGGTCACATGCTGGTGCGCGATGTCATGCGCCCGTGCGACGTCTGCCTCACCGCGGACACGTCGGTGGTGGAGTTGGCGGCGGTGATGGTCACCAAGGAGGTGACGGACGTGCCCATCGTGCGCGAGGAGCACGTGGTGGGGATGGTCAGCCTACAGGACATCGTGGACGAGATCGTGTGGCCCCACTTCAAGCGCCCGGAGGACGGTGAATGAGCGGCGACACCCAGGTCGTGCTCGCGGTCGCCATCTTCCTCGGCGCCTACGCGCTGATCGCCACCGAGCGCCTGCACCGCACCGTGGTGGCGCTCGCCGGCGCGGGGCTGGTGCTGGTGCTGCGGGTGGTGCCCCAGGACGCCGCCTTCGCCGCCGTGGACTGGAACACGGTATTCCTGCTGTTCGGCATGATGGTGATCGTCAACATTACCCGCCGCACTGGGCTCTTCCAGTGGCTGGCGATCAAGTCCGCCAAGCTCGCTCGCGCCGAGCCCATGCGCATGATCATCATGTTCTCGGTGGTGACCGCGGTCGGCTCCGCTTTCCTCGACAACGTGACCACGGTGCTGCTGATCGCGCCGGTGACCATCCTCATCGCTGAATCGCTGTCGGTGAGTCCGGTGCCCTTCCTCATCAGCGAGATTCTGGCC
This portion of the Armatimonadota bacterium genome encodes:
- the prmC gene encoding peptide chain release factor N(5)-glutamine methyltransferase: MPELVQQAICNTAAALRRAGVAEPAREAMVLAAWAGRVSQAAILIHPERRLDHDEENRLQRAVQQRQRREPLAYITGRVEFFGLELEVDPRVLVPRPETEHVVECVLAVAGEWEQPLIADLGTGSGCIAVALARCLDRALVYAVDASADALAVAAANVRRHQVEGRVRLLQGDLLAPLSEPVHVVASNPPYIATDDFPALMPEVRDHEPRAALDGGADGLAVIRRLLQAAPAHLLPGGALVMETGATQGGAVLALAREHFASARIERDLAGLDRVLVARI
- a CDS encoding CBS domain-containing protein; translated protein: MQARDIMTEQVTTVFEGATVAEAARLMHGCGRGGMPVVNAEGEVVGVVDRLSLLRLILPKYAADIGDLSFLPEDFKPFESRIEEVGHMLVRDVMRPCDVCLTADTSVVELAAVMVTKEVTDVPIVREEHVVGMVSLQDIVDEIVWPHFKRPEDGE